A region of Candidatus Methylacidiphilales bacterium DNA encodes the following proteins:
- a CDS encoding alpha-L-fucosidase — translation MNTIRHSSVHRRSPSARVLMAAICLGLLPASAQPAPSAADAVVASSAPAATPRPVPEESGKTRMQWWREARFGMFIHWGLYAVPAGEWR, via the coding sequence ATGAATACAATCCGCCACTCCTCGGTGCACCGCCGCAGCCCCAGCGCCCGTGTGCTCATGGCCGCTATCTGCCTCGGCTTGCTGCCAGCATCCGCACAGCCCGCACCTTCGGCTGCGGACGCCGTCGTCGCCTCCTCGGCCCCCGCCGCCACACCACGCCCTGTTCCGGAGGAATCCGGCAAAACACGCATGCAATGGTGGCGCGAAGCCCGCTTCGGCATGTTCATCCACTGGGGTTTGTATGCCGTGCCCGCCGGTGAGTGGCGGG
- a CDS encoding SGNH/GDSL hydrolase family protein, with translation MMARRFQGQTTMRYFLVLSCLIVGPLCGWSQSPPANSPSPSTEIIGHEKDYTAANAEAAKAKSPTEPMPAAELHARGGLPRLFAKINRGETVILGYYGGSITAAPGWRTMTMDWFSKTFPKAKFELVNASVGGSGSLVGVFRADDDLVAKKPDVVFIEFSLNDGSDVRDRPEEVTGALEGIIRKLRTANPDVDICFAYTVTAEMLQKAQQGICSNSISLHDRVAAHYNLPSINMGMEAAKLFAEGKLIHQAPKTPDGLTADGKIIFSNDGSHPSEKGHVMNGEAAIRGLQQLSQIPPGETGPRPLPEPLSPLPWDKAKTIAADGRAEFKGDWAKLTAANGPSCRRFGKNFYNWFPFLYRTIQPGASMTVRFRGTHIGFKGMEGPDSGVITVSVDGGAPVKKVLFTVYANAHVYVGAPLPAVPMGDHTAVWTLTDEVPPKEELLKKKNTDADFRNNPDKYKENSFSVGQIIVLGDLLDAWGQPLP, from the coding sequence ATGATGGCACGGCGGTTCCAAGGTCAGACCACGATGCGCTACTTCCTTGTTCTCTCCTGTTTGATTGTCGGCCCCCTTTGTGGTTGGTCGCAAAGCCCCCCGGCGAATTCTCCATCTCCCAGCACGGAAATCATCGGGCACGAAAAGGATTACACGGCGGCCAACGCCGAAGCCGCCAAGGCCAAGTCGCCCACCGAACCCATGCCTGCGGCCGAACTCCATGCCCGCGGCGGGTTGCCCCGTCTCTTTGCCAAAATCAACCGCGGCGAAACGGTCATCCTCGGCTACTACGGAGGCAGCATCACGGCCGCCCCCGGCTGGCGCACCATGACCATGGATTGGTTCAGCAAAACCTTTCCCAAGGCCAAGTTCGAACTGGTCAACGCGAGCGTCGGCGGCTCCGGTTCCCTAGTCGGGGTCTTCCGCGCGGACGATGACCTCGTCGCCAAAAAACCCGATGTGGTCTTCATCGAGTTTTCCCTCAACGACGGCAGCGATGTGCGGGACCGCCCGGAGGAAGTCACGGGTGCGTTGGAAGGAATCATTCGCAAGCTCCGCACGGCCAACCCTGACGTCGACATCTGCTTTGCCTACACGGTGACCGCCGAAATGCTGCAAAAAGCCCAACAGGGTATTTGCTCCAATTCCATTTCTCTGCACGATCGTGTGGCGGCCCATTACAACCTGCCCTCGATCAATATGGGCATGGAAGCCGCCAAACTCTTCGCCGAGGGCAAGCTCATCCACCAGGCCCCCAAGACCCCCGACGGACTGACTGCCGACGGCAAAATCATCTTCAGCAACGACGGCAGCCACCCCAGCGAGAAGGGCCATGTCATGAACGGCGAGGCCGCCATCCGCGGTCTCCAACAGTTGTCCCAGATCCCACCGGGCGAAACCGGCCCGCGTCCGCTGCCGGAGCCACTGTCCCCATTGCCCTGGGATAAAGCCAAGACCATCGCCGCCGACGGAAGGGCCGAATTCAAGGGCGACTGGGCCAAGCTCACCGCCGCCAACGGCCCCTCCTGCCGCCGCTTCGGGAAAAACTTCTACAACTGGTTCCCTTTCCTCTACCGCACCATCCAGCCGGGAGCCTCGATGACCGTGCGATTCCGTGGAACCCACATCGGATTCAAGGGCATGGAAGGTCCCGACTCCGGTGTCATCACGGTCAGCGTGGACGGGGGCGCCCCGGTCAAAAAAGTCCTCTTCACGGTTTACGCCAATGCCCATGTTTACGTCGGCGCCCCGCTGCCCGCCGTTCCCATGGGTGACCACACCGCCGTCTGGACACTCACCGACGAAGTCCCCCCCAAGGAAGAACTGCTCAAGAAAAAGAACACCGACGCCGATTTCCGCAACAATCCGGACAAATACAAAGAAAACAGTTTTTCTGTCGGCCAGATCATCGTTCTCGGCGATCTGCTCGACGCCTGGGGTCAGCCCCTTCCTTGA
- the galA gene encoding beta-galactosidase GalA, whose translation MKYLIHTLLVMNIASASVLHAADTARQRLSLDGDWRFYLGDIPMPVITGHGPSYENAKAGKAWGAAAPGYDDSDWRRLDLPHDWAVEGPFDPQANISQGYRPRGVAWYRRYLRLDPADKGRHLELQFEGIATHATVWVNGLLVHRNFCGYTPFQIDLTPIATYGDQLNTIVVRVDANPMEGWWYEGAGLYRHTWLVKRSPVHIATYGLYANPVRDPKGRWSVPVEVTLSNIETQGAAVEVSAELFDPTGKPVLRESSSVTVPALGQTTVSLPLTPSGTPKLWSVDDPVLYTVKATVKRNQGTADSTSTRCGFRTLRFDAKEGFFLNDKPLKLQGTCNHQDHAGVGVAVPDSLWDFRVRKLKELGSNAYRSAHNPPAPEFLEACDRLGMLVMDENRNFNHTPEYLGQLRTMLLRDRNHPSVFLWSVFNEEPMQGTEQGREMVRRMAAEVRKLDATRPVTAAMNGGMMNEHGVFEAVDVMGFNYVDISYDDFHEKHPDLPITSSEDTSAFMTRGEYETDKKRNVIASYDEEHAAWGKSHRAAWKAIAERPFLAGGFVWTGFDYRGEPQRLSWPSVSSVFGIFDLCGFPKTAYHIHRSNWIKDRPVLALAPHWNWAGREGQPIRVIAMTNAEKVALSLNGRPLGEKPRPPYDYVEWEVPYEPGTLEAVGTTAGKEVIRTKVETTGPATALRLEPDRDFLLGDGRDTLPITVSGVDDAGRVVPGADAPVTFSVEGPGRNIGHGNGDHNCHDPEKGPMRKLFHGLAQLLVQSAPDSSGLVVVSASAPGLKSAEIRLEVRNTDPFPSVPHTEPLFNMSGWRMSPPSAERPDPLQTMSDADMNSWSRVTPGNAQKLPEGQWALYRSSFTPWKALQGRGGRALLRKVSGRAEVFLDGQRVAQKDQPAADDLSFAVPPSSQRRTLTVLLQAGSEGRTGLLGPTTLQLDSP comes from the coding sequence ATGAAATATCTGATCCACACACTCCTCGTCATGAACATTGCCTCCGCCTCCGTGCTCCATGCCGCTGACACGGCGCGCCAACGGCTTTCCCTTGATGGAGACTGGCGCTTCTACTTGGGCGACATCCCCATGCCCGTCATCACCGGCCATGGCCCGAGCTATGAAAATGCCAAAGCAGGCAAAGCCTGGGGTGCGGCCGCCCCGGGTTATGACGACAGCGACTGGCGCCGCCTGGATCTCCCCCATGACTGGGCCGTGGAAGGCCCTTTCGATCCCCAAGCCAACATCTCCCAGGGCTACCGCCCGCGCGGCGTCGCTTGGTACCGCCGCTACCTCCGACTGGACCCCGCGGACAAGGGCAGGCATCTCGAATTGCAGTTCGAGGGCATCGCCACCCACGCCACCGTCTGGGTCAATGGCCTCCTCGTCCACCGCAACTTCTGCGGTTACACTCCGTTCCAGATCGACCTCACTCCCATCGCCACCTACGGCGACCAACTCAACACCATCGTGGTGCGTGTCGATGCCAATCCCATGGAGGGTTGGTGGTATGAGGGGGCGGGCCTCTACCGCCACACCTGGCTGGTCAAACGCAGCCCGGTGCACATCGCCACCTACGGACTTTATGCCAATCCGGTCCGTGATCCCAAGGGCCGGTGGTCGGTTCCCGTGGAGGTCACCCTGTCGAATATCGAAACCCAGGGTGCGGCGGTGGAAGTCAGTGCCGAGTTGTTCGACCCTACGGGCAAGCCGGTCCTCCGGGAATCATCCAGCGTCACCGTCCCGGCGCTCGGGCAGACCACCGTCTCCTTACCACTTACGCCCAGCGGAACCCCCAAACTCTGGTCCGTGGACGATCCGGTTCTTTACACCGTCAAAGCTACTGTCAAACGTAATCAGGGCACGGCCGATTCGACTTCGACCCGGTGCGGGTTCCGCACGCTGCGCTTCGACGCCAAAGAGGGATTTTTCCTCAATGACAAACCGCTCAAACTCCAAGGCACCTGCAACCATCAGGACCACGCCGGGGTGGGGGTGGCCGTACCCGACTCCCTCTGGGACTTCCGCGTCCGTAAGCTCAAGGAATTGGGCAGCAATGCCTACCGTTCCGCCCACAACCCGCCCGCCCCAGAATTCCTCGAGGCCTGTGACCGCCTCGGCATGCTTGTCATGGACGAAAACCGCAACTTCAACCACACCCCGGAGTACCTCGGCCAGTTGCGCACCATGCTGCTCCGCGACCGCAACCACCCCAGCGTCTTCCTTTGGTCGGTCTTCAACGAGGAACCGATGCAGGGCACCGAGCAGGGCCGTGAAATGGTTCGCCGCATGGCTGCCGAGGTCCGCAAGCTCGACGCCACCCGCCCGGTCACCGCCGCCATGAACGGGGGTATGATGAACGAACACGGCGTCTTCGAGGCCGTCGATGTCATGGGCTTCAATTACGTCGATATTTCCTACGATGATTTCCATGAGAAGCACCCGGACCTCCCCATCACCAGTTCCGAGGACACCTCGGCCTTCATGACCCGCGGCGAGTACGAAACCGACAAAAAGCGCAACGTCATCGCTTCTTATGACGAGGAGCATGCCGCCTGGGGCAAATCCCACCGCGCCGCCTGGAAGGCCATCGCCGAGCGTCCCTTCCTCGCGGGCGGCTTTGTCTGGACGGGTTTCGACTACCGCGGTGAGCCGCAGCGTCTCTCCTGGCCATCGGTCTCTTCCGTCTTCGGCATCTTCGATCTCTGCGGATTCCCCAAGACGGCCTATCACATTCATCGTTCCAATTGGATCAAGGACCGTCCCGTGCTCGCTCTGGCCCCCCATTGGAACTGGGCAGGGCGCGAGGGGCAGCCCATCCGGGTCATCGCCATGACCAACGCGGAGAAGGTCGCGTTATCGCTCAATGGCCGCCCGCTCGGCGAAAAACCCCGCCCGCCCTACGATTACGTCGAGTGGGAGGTGCCCTATGAACCCGGCACCCTCGAGGCCGTGGGCACCACCGCGGGCAAAGAAGTCATCCGGACCAAGGTGGAAACCACCGGCCCGGCCACCGCCCTGAGGCTTGAGCCCGATCGGGATTTCCTTCTCGGCGATGGGCGCGATACCCTGCCCATCACCGTTTCGGGTGTCGATGACGCCGGCCGCGTGGTCCCCGGTGCCGATGCCCCGGTGACCTTTTCGGTGGAAGGACCCGGACGGAACATCGGCCACGGGAACGGAGACCACAACTGCCATGACCCGGAAAAGGGTCCGATGCGGAAACTGTTCCATGGTCTGGCCCAGCTCCTCGTGCAATCCGCCCCGGACAGTTCCGGGCTAGTCGTGGTGAGCGCCTCCGCCCCGGGCCTGAAGTCCGCAGAGATCCGCCTCGAGGTCAGGAACACCGACCCCTTCCCGTCCGTTCCGCACACCGAGCCCCTGTTCAACATGTCCGGCTGGCGCATGTCGCCTCCTTCTGCGGAGCGCCCGGACCCCCTGCAGACCATGTCCGATGCGGATATGAATTCATGGTCCCGCGTCACTCCGGGCAACGCGCAAAAACTCCCCGAAGGACAATGGGCTTTGTACCGCTCGTCCTTCACTCCTTGGAAAGCCCTCCAGGGCAGGGGAGGTCGGGCGCTGCTCAGGAAGGTCTCCGGCCGGGCCGAGGTCTTTCTCGATGGCCAAAGGGTAGCCCAAAAAGATCAACCCGCCGCTGACGATCTGAGCTTTGCCGTTCCCCCTTCGAGCCAGCGCCGAACCCTGACCGTCCTGCTTCAGGCCGGATCAGAAGGTAGAACCGGTCTCCTGGGACCCACCACCCTTCAACTCGATTCACCCTGA
- a CDS encoding SGNH/GDSL hydrolase family protein — protein sequence MSLIHDQVLFHNVEELKSHPASGGLQLLRFPTALANRLGFKNHSRGRFFSQRAAGCEIRFITRGPFVRIYLSVLEQETSLIVYRGDHAHSHHVLRPGSVTSLFLEDPPFFGQVEPDIFPRRRFAPRVWRILFHHDALACYHGVESFGHDLRPPRAEEVPSTTLLAYGSSISYGANAFHPSNAYLQQAARATGMDLLCKAIPGSCMCEPEMVDFLASLQDWDAAFLELGVNMTGWATPEEFESRARHLVTTLHQAHPGKPVYVTPIFLNRAFHSRAQNDDTLRTPLFNAIVPRLVATINHPQVRFMDGTALLPDADGLECDLVHPSDEGHILMGAALARLLASAHSCQ from the coding sequence ATGTCGCTGATCCACGACCAAGTTCTTTTCCACAATGTGGAGGAACTCAAATCCCACCCGGCTTCGGGAGGTCTGCAGTTGCTGCGGTTTCCTACGGCTCTGGCCAACCGTCTGGGTTTTAAAAACCATTCGCGCGGACGATTTTTTTCCCAGAGGGCGGCTGGCTGTGAAATCCGCTTCATCACGCGCGGCCCCTTTGTGAGGATTTATCTCTCGGTCCTCGAACAGGAGACCTCCTTGATCGTTTACCGGGGGGACCACGCGCATTCGCACCATGTGCTCAGGCCGGGATCCGTCACATCCTTGTTCCTGGAGGATCCGCCCTTTTTTGGCCAAGTGGAGCCTGACATCTTTCCTCGCCGCCGTTTCGCCCCCCGGGTCTGGCGCATCCTGTTCCACCACGATGCGCTGGCCTGCTACCACGGTGTGGAATCATTCGGCCACGACCTCCGTCCGCCGCGGGCGGAGGAAGTCCCGTCAACCACCCTGCTGGCCTACGGATCTTCCATCAGCTACGGGGCCAATGCCTTCCACCCTTCCAATGCCTACCTCCAACAGGCAGCACGCGCCACAGGAATGGATCTGCTCTGCAAGGCCATTCCAGGCTCCTGCATGTGCGAACCGGAAATGGTGGATTTCTTGGCGTCACTGCAGGATTGGGATGCCGCCTTTCTGGAGTTGGGAGTCAACATGACCGGTTGGGCCACGCCGGAGGAATTTGAGTCGCGTGCCCGTCACTTGGTCACCACCCTCCACCAAGCCCATCCCGGCAAACCGGTCTACGTCACCCCTATCTTTCTCAACCGGGCATTCCACTCCCGGGCACAGAACGATGACACCCTCCGCACGCCTCTTTTCAATGCCATCGTCCCCCGCCTGGTGGCCACCATCAATCATCCACAGGTGCGGTTCATGGACGGCACGGCCCTTTTGCCGGACGCGGACGGATTGGAGTGCGATCTTGTCCATCCCTCGGATGAGGGGCATATTCTCATGGGGGCCGCGCTGGCCCGACTGCTGGCCTCCGCACACTCTTGCCAATGA
- a CDS encoding right-handed parallel beta-helix repeat-containing protein, with translation MNPRLPVFIIALAVAAFLPAAARADFKIYVSEKGGDDRDGKTEATAFRTPERARDELRALRKTSALPPGPVVVEFLPGHYPRTQSLEFSAEDSGTPASPVIYRAQKPGTAVFSGARDFPLSQFRKVEDPALVRRLDPAARGQVLALSVKDAGLTSTGPYPDRFDDQGGIFELFDAQGRLPRSRWPNKGYTTMKSVLTVGDKNIPGVFEYRDDRPSRWTENKNFWLKGQWRVGWEDPALKVAAVDTTARTITFATGLVNGIGSKYKRPQGSGEEPWCAINMLEEIDQPGEWALDFTTGVLYVWPRETGPGSVISITQLTQPLVSVQEARHLDFSGLTLAHSLGDGMVMEQVENCRVLGSRLFNLAGRGVVIHGIRSGVQSCDIHDIGAGCVYISGGDRKALTLSENFVLNNHLHHYGVLKSQYSAGVHVGVLGNPAGGNAIRDALGIRIAHNCLHHAPRDAFLYSGNDNLYEYNEVYYCAFDTKDTGAWYSWLDWTMRGNVIRYNYIHDTVGGINPDDGASGNEAYGNIFKGPRTGVWIASGPDNNIHHNIFIKESGSVFGMDDRGVGRKYATNARLINRVKELNPDQEPWKSAHPELATMLDNRPELPWRTRFVGNLIVSQNPAPSELKMNAQFKNNPDIILEQDNLTMAEDPGFIDAAAGNFGLKPDSAVFQKIPGFEPIPFDKIGLQVDEFRPVLPDESELKRGPEHSPYQDKDLNYGT, from the coding sequence ATGAACCCCAGACTCCCCGTTTTCATCATCGCACTGGCCGTTGCCGCATTTTTGCCCGCCGCCGCCCGCGCGGACTTCAAGATATATGTTTCGGAAAAGGGCGGCGACGACCGTGATGGCAAAACCGAGGCGACCGCCTTCCGCACGCCCGAACGCGCCCGTGATGAGTTGCGCGCGCTCCGGAAAACATCGGCCCTGCCGCCAGGTCCCGTTGTGGTGGAATTCCTGCCCGGCCATTATCCCCGCACCCAATCGCTCGAGTTCAGTGCCGAGGATTCCGGCACCCCGGCATCTCCTGTCATCTACCGGGCACAAAAACCGGGCACGGCGGTGTTTTCCGGGGCCCGTGACTTTCCGTTGTCACAATTCCGGAAAGTGGAAGATCCCGCTCTGGTTCGCCGGCTCGACCCGGCGGCCCGCGGCCAGGTTCTGGCCTTGTCGGTCAAGGACGCCGGACTCACAAGCACGGGTCCCTATCCCGACCGATTCGATGACCAAGGGGGCATCTTCGAGTTGTTTGATGCCCAGGGTCGCCTGCCCCGTTCCCGTTGGCCCAACAAAGGCTACACCACCATGAAGAGTGTTCTCACCGTCGGGGACAAAAACATTCCGGGTGTCTTCGAATACCGCGACGACCGTCCCTCCCGCTGGACGGAGAACAAAAATTTCTGGCTCAAGGGCCAGTGGCGGGTTGGCTGGGAAGACCCGGCCCTCAAAGTGGCGGCGGTCGACACCACCGCCCGGACCATCACATTTGCCACCGGTCTGGTCAACGGCATCGGTTCCAAATACAAACGCCCGCAGGGAAGCGGCGAGGAGCCCTGGTGTGCCATCAACATGCTGGAAGAAATCGACCAACCCGGCGAGTGGGCACTCGATTTCACGACTGGAGTACTCTACGTCTGGCCCCGGGAAACTGGCCCGGGAAGTGTGATCTCGATCACCCAGCTCACCCAGCCCCTTGTTTCCGTCCAGGAGGCGCGCCACCTCGACTTCAGCGGCCTGACCCTGGCCCACTCCCTGGGGGATGGCATGGTCATGGAACAGGTTGAAAACTGCCGTGTCCTTGGTTCACGTCTGTTCAATCTGGCCGGTAGGGGTGTTGTCATCCATGGGATCCGTTCGGGCGTGCAGAGCTGCGACATCCATGACATCGGGGCCGGTTGTGTTTACATCAGCGGCGGTGACCGGAAAGCCCTCACCCTTTCGGAAAACTTCGTCCTCAACAACCATTTGCACCATTACGGCGTGCTGAAAAGCCAGTATTCCGCCGGCGTGCACGTCGGTGTGCTGGGCAACCCCGCCGGTGGCAACGCCATCCGGGATGCCTTGGGCATCCGCATCGCCCACAATTGTCTCCACCATGCCCCCCGTGATGCCTTCTTATACTCCGGCAACGACAACCTCTATGAATACAATGAGGTCTATTACTGTGCGTTCGACACCAAGGACACCGGGGCCTGGTACTCCTGGCTCGACTGGACCATGCGTGGCAATGTCATCCGTTACAATTACATCCACGACACGGTCGGCGGGATCAATCCGGACGACGGGGCCTCGGGCAACGAGGCCTACGGCAACATCTTCAAGGGGCCCCGCACCGGTGTCTGGATCGCCTCCGGTCCTGACAACAACATCCACCACAACATCTTCATCAAGGAATCCGGATCGGTCTTCGGCATGGACGACCGCGGGGTCGGACGCAAATACGCCACCAACGCCCGCCTGATCAACCGCGTCAAGGAACTCAACCCCGATCAGGAACCGTGGAAGTCCGCCCACCCGGAATTGGCCACCATGCTCGACAACCGGCCCGAACTTCCCTGGCGGACAAGATTCGTCGGCAACCTCATTGTCTCCCAGAATCCCGCCCCCTCGGAACTGAAAATGAATGCCCAGTTCAAGAACAACCCGGACATCATTCTGGAGCAGGACAATCTCACCATGGCAGAAGACCCTGGCTTCATCGATGCCGCCGCAGGCAACTTCGGTCTCAAACCGGACTCGGCTGTTTTCCAAAAGATTCCCGGTTTCGAACCGATCCCGTTCGATAAAATCGGATTGCAGGTGGACGAATTCCGCCCGGTGTTGCCGGATGAATCCGAACTCAAGCGCGGGCCGGAACACTCCCCCTATCAGGATAAGGATCTCAATTATGGAACATAA
- a CDS encoding DUF5703 domain-containing protein, translating into MFRNLLGKMLHGLFVLSWFNTGTSASALPESKPPALEDLSRYNETWTTLGKSSADSMPLGNGDIGINVWTEANGDILFYLSKTDAWTEAPNRTLGLAKVGRVRLSLSPNPFLGKGFRHTLKLREGEIEIRGGEGDQATTVRIWVDAHHPVVRVETESAPSISATVRLDPWRTAAEGFGQPQPKDPTLTESYVWQNDGREQISPDVVLPLEKGRLTWYHHNEKTSEAAVRNLTFGGTIVAEGWMAHPDGGNALQTPQPANKFQFNVVLLSSITETVDTWVGQLNKTASEIAALDRETSRAAHLAWWKAFWSRSWIYLEGDPDAQKVTRGYILQRFVTACAGRGAYPIKFNGSIFTVDNPRLSKGKDKATGIETFAPVTADYRAWGGQYWFQNTRPMYWPRLMSGDYDLMQPLFRMYAQVVKNNAASVRQFYQHDGSYMAETAPFWGGIPNIKPNEAGSYTKHYFTPVLELGAMMLDYYAYTGDEKFVRETLLPMVNAGLTFFSQHFPRDARGTLLLEPNNSIEMYWAVRNPLPDIAGLHWVLARLRELPEELTDADMRAAWKKLASELPPIPVGEKAGKKMLLPAEEGQELKPHNSENPELYAVYPFRHYGLGKPDLDLALNAFDVRLHKRSGCWHQDPVQSAYLGLTDVAKAGVTKCLTSGDKRLRFPAFWEKGHDYEPDQDNGGNGEHGLQLMLMQCEGKTIRLLPSWPKTWNARFKLRAPLDTTVEGDVRDGQLVALKVSPPSRSADVILPKN; encoded by the coding sequence ATGTTCCGGAATCTTTTAGGCAAGATGCTTCATGGTCTGTTTGTTCTGTCCTGGTTCAACACCGGGACATCCGCCTCTGCCCTGCCGGAGTCTAAACCCCCAGCTCTGGAAGATCTCAGCCGCTACAACGAAACGTGGACCACACTGGGCAAAAGTTCGGCCGACTCGATGCCCCTCGGCAACGGCGATATCGGGATCAATGTCTGGACCGAGGCGAACGGCGACATTCTTTTCTACCTGTCCAAGACCGATGCCTGGACGGAAGCGCCCAACCGGACATTGGGTCTGGCCAAGGTGGGTCGCGTGCGATTGAGTCTTTCGCCGAATCCATTCCTGGGCAAGGGCTTCCGGCACACGCTCAAGCTGAGGGAAGGGGAGATCGAGATCAGGGGAGGGGAGGGGGACCAGGCGACTACGGTCCGGATTTGGGTCGATGCCCACCATCCGGTGGTGAGGGTGGAAACCGAATCCGCCCCATCCATCTCGGCCACGGTTCGGCTTGATCCCTGGCGGACAGCGGCCGAGGGCTTTGGCCAACCGCAGCCCAAAGATCCGACCCTGACTGAAAGCTATGTCTGGCAAAACGACGGGCGCGAACAGATCAGTCCCGATGTGGTCTTGCCGCTGGAGAAAGGACGCCTCACTTGGTATCACCACAATGAAAAGACCTCAGAGGCCGCGGTCAGGAATCTGACTTTCGGGGGCACGATTGTGGCCGAGGGGTGGATGGCCCATCCCGACGGGGGAAACGCGCTCCAGACCCCGCAACCCGCGAACAAATTCCAATTCAACGTGGTGCTGCTGTCATCGATCACGGAAACGGTGGACACATGGGTCGGGCAATTGAACAAAACGGCTAGTGAGATCGCGGCCCTCGACCGCGAAACCAGCCGTGCGGCCCACTTGGCGTGGTGGAAAGCGTTCTGGTCCCGCAGTTGGATCTATCTCGAAGGAGATCCCGACGCACAAAAAGTCACCCGCGGGTACATCCTGCAACGCTTCGTCACCGCCTGTGCCGGTCGTGGCGCCTATCCGATCAAATTCAACGGCAGCATCTTCACTGTCGACAACCCACGCCTCAGCAAGGGCAAAGACAAGGCCACCGGAATCGAAACCTTCGCGCCGGTGACAGCGGATTACCGGGCCTGGGGCGGCCAGTATTGGTTCCAGAACACCCGCCCGATGTACTGGCCTCGCCTGATGTCCGGTGATTACGATCTGATGCAACCGCTTTTCCGGATGTATGCCCAGGTGGTGAAGAACAATGCCGCATCGGTCAGGCAATTCTATCAACACGACGGCAGCTACATGGCCGAAACCGCACCGTTCTGGGGGGGGATCCCGAACATCAAACCGAATGAGGCGGGCAGCTACACCAAGCACTACTTCACGCCGGTACTCGAACTCGGCGCCATGATGCTGGATTATTATGCCTACACCGGCGATGAAAAGTTCGTCAGGGAAACCCTCCTGCCGATGGTCAATGCGGGTCTGACATTCTTTTCCCAACACTTTCCCCGCGATGCAAGGGGAACTCTGCTCTTGGAGCCGAACAACTCCATCGAGATGTACTGGGCCGTGCGCAACCCCCTTCCGGACATCGCCGGACTGCACTGGGTGCTGGCACGGCTGCGGGAATTGCCGGAGGAATTGACCGACGCGGACATGCGTGCGGCCTGGAAAAAACTGGCTTCCGAATTGCCGCCCATTCCCGTGGGAGAAAAGGCTGGGAAAAAAATGCTGCTCCCCGCCGAAGAAGGACAGGAACTCAAGCCCCACAATTCCGAGAATCCCGAGCTCTACGCGGTCTATCCCTTCCGCCACTACGGACTGGGCAAGCCGGATCTGGACCTCGCCTTGAATGCATTCGATGTCCGGCTCCACAAGCGCAGTGGATGCTGGCACCAGGACCCGGTCCAGTCGGCTTACCTCGGCCTGACCGATGTCGCCAAAGCCGGCGTCACCAAATGCCTGACCAGCGGGGACAAGCGCCTGCGCTTCCCCGCCTTCTGGGAAAAAGGCCACGACTACGAACCCGACCAGGACAATGGCGGGAATGGAGAACATGGCCTCCAGCTCATGCTGATGCAATGCGAGGGCAAGACCATCCGGCTTCTGCCCTCCTGGCCCAAAACCTGGAATGCCCGTTTCAAGCTGCGGGCCCCGCTCGATACCACGGTCGAGGGCGATGTGCGTGACGGACAACTGGTGGCCCTCAAGGTTTCGCCCCCCTCCCGTTCCGCCGATGTCATTCTGCCAAAGAACTAA